The genomic segment GACATGCCCCGTTTCAGTGTCATCGTCCCCGTCGTCGAGGTACGGGGCTTCCTGCGCGCGTGCCTCGACTCGGTCCTGGAGCAGTCGTACCGGGACCTGGAGGTTATCGCCGTGGACGACCGGTCCCGCTCCTACCGTGAGCTCGCCCGGCTGTTCGACTCCGGGCAGTGGCAGGACACGGAGTCGGCTCGGCCGCGGGCCGGCTTCCGGGAGCGGTACTGCGAGTTCGACGACGGGCGGGCGGCCGAGCGGGTGGTGCGGACGGTGATGCCGGGTGAGGCGGCGCAGGCGGTTCCCGCGCCGGGGCGGGCCGGGTCGTCGACGGCCACCGGCCTCGTGTGGTCATGAGGGTGCGGGCGTGGGTGCTGTTGCTCGCCGCCGGCTTCGCACTGCTCCAGTTCGCCGGTGTCACCGGGCGCGCCACCCCCGACACCAGGAACTACGTCTCGTACGCCCTCACTCTCGGCGGCGCGAGCCTGCGGGAGTCGGCGGCCGGGACCATCGACCACTACTGCGGGAGCCGGGCGGCGACGGCCGCCCGCGACCACAGCGTGGACGTGGTGCGCTTCCGCGCGCCGAGCCCGGCCGCGCGGGTCGCCGAGGAGTGCCGCCGGGAGCTGTGGCGGACGGTCGACCGGCGGCTGGCGGCCGGGCAGACCGGCGGCCCCATCGCGCCGTTCACCTCGGAGCGGTTCCAGCGGATCTTCGAGGTGCGGCCCGGGTATCCGGTGCTGCTGGCCCCGTTCGTCACGGTGTTCGGGGTCATGTGGGGCGTGTGGCTGGCGAGTGTGCTGATCGCGGCGGCCGGGGGTGTGCTGGCCTTCCTCGTCCTGCGCGCCGTCCGCGCCCCGGCCCCCGTCGCCCTCACCGGCCAGGCCCTCTACTACGTCCTCCCGTGCGGGACGACCGCCATGCGGCCCATGACCGAGGGACTGCTGCTGGCCCTGACGCTGGCCGCGCTGTGGGGGTGTGCCCTGGCGATGGAGGGGCGCGTGCGGACGGGGGTGCCGCTGGTGGGCGGCTCCCTGTCGGCGCTGTTCACGGTGAAGCACTCGCAGGCGCTGTTCCTGGGGGTGTGTCTGGTGGGGGCGTGCGCGGTGGTCGTCGCGCTGCGCGCACGCGGTGGTGAACGAGAGGGGTGTGAGCGGGTCGAGCCGTGGGTGCGGGCGGTCTCGGCGGGCGCGGTGGTGTGCACGCTGGCGCTCGCCAGGCTGCTGCACTACCCGGCGGCGACGGAGAGCCTGCAGGACCTCCTCACCGACCACTTCACGCGCCCCGACCGGGCCCGGCTGTGGCCGGAGTTCCTGCGTCTGGAGCTCGGCTTCTGGGTGGAGTGGGGGCGTCAGCAGCTGACCCGGCCGTTGTTCCCGGCCGCGCTGGTGGCGGGCGCGTGGGGCGCGCTGCGGCAACGGCCGGTGTTCGGGTGGTTCGTGCTGGCGGGCGCGTTCACAGGGATCCTCAACCAGGCCGGGCACCCGGACATCACCATCTGGGGCGACCGGCTGATCGTGGTGGCGTGGCTGCTGCCGGTGCTGGGGCTGCCGTTGTCACTGGAGCGGATCACCGCCCCCCGCCGCTCACTCGATGTGGTGACCGCGCGCTGAGCCGCCGACCCGGATGAAAATATCGGGAATACACGGCAAATGCCTCAGACAGTCCAGACCGGTCACCCTTCCGGTCGTCGCGTCGCCCTCGGGGTCACCGCCCTGCGCGGCGGACGTACCTGGCTGACCCGGCGGCCGACCCCGTATGTCGTCATGGGCGGGCTGTTCTGGCTGGTCATGACGCTGGCCTACTGGCGGGTGCCGCTGTGCTGCGACGCCGGCCAGCACGCGGCGGTCGTCGAACGGCTCCGCTGGGACCTGCTGCACCCGGCCCACCCCACCGCCGCCCTGCCGGGCGCGGGCAGCCCTTACTACTCCCCGTACACCGTCGCCCAGGGCGCCCTCGCACGGCTGACCGGGCTGAGCGGCTGGTCGCTGGTGAAGCTCGCCGGGCCGGTGAACCTGGTGGTGCTGCTCACCGGGATCGGCCGCTTCGTGCGTGTGCTGACGCCCCGGCCGTGGGCACCGGTCCTCGCGCTGCCGTTCATGACGCTGTTGTGGGGCACCGAGCGGGTCCTGTGGAGCGGCTATCTCGGGCTGATGTCGATGGCGACGACCCTCGGCTATCCGTCGACGTTCGCCATCGGGCTGACGTTCTGGGCGTGGGCGTGGACGGGGGAACGCGCGCGGGGCGGCGGGTTCTCTTGGCGGGTGCGGTACGTCGGGCCGAGCGGCCTCGGGAGCGTGGGGGCGTACGCCGGTCTCGGCGCGCTGTACGGGCTGATCCTGCTGGTGCACCCGATCACGGCCGTGGCGTCGGTGGCCGGGGCACTGGCGATCGTGGCGGCCTGGCAGTGCGGGTGGCGGGGGCCGCTGGTGGGGCGCTGGACGCTGACGGGAGCGGTCGCCCTGGCGGTCGCGGCCTCGTGGCCGTACTACGACATCCTGTCGCTGGCCGGGAACACGGGCGTGGACGGCATGCACCGGACCCTCTACGAGGGCGCGGCCGGACATCTCTGGCTGGCGCTGCTCGGGCTGCCGGCGCTGTGGGTGCGGGGGCGCAGGTCTCGGAGGGACCCGCTGGTGCTGATGTTCACGGCGGAGTGCCTGGTGGTGGCGTACGGCTGGGTCAGCGGGCACTACACGTACGGCCGGGTGCTGGGGCTCGCGGCGGTGCCCGCGCAGTTCGCCCTGACGGTGGAGCTGGCGGCGCCCCGGCCGTGGGAGTGGGCGCGGCGGGCGCTGGGGGGCGCGGCTGCCGCGGGGGCGTGCGCGGGGTTCCTCACGGTGCAGGCCGGGACGGTCGTGCCGCCCGCGCTCGACCCCGTCGGCTTCGAGCAGCCGCCGCGGTGGCCCTCGTACGACTGGGTGGCGCGGCATGTGCGGGCGGGCGACGTGCTGATCACCGACGGGTATTTCGCGGGGCGCGCGATCGCGGGGTACGGGGTGAACATGGCGGCACCCACCTGGCCCGATCCCGCGGTGGAGGAGGGGGAGCGGGTGCGGCGGTACGCGGATGTCCGGGCGTATCTGGATCCCGCGTCCTCGCGTGCGGGGCGGGCGGTGATCGCGCGGCGGTACGGGGTGCGGTGGCTGGTGCTGTCGCGGTGGCAGCGGGTGCCGGAGGAGGCGGTGGTCGTGGACTGGAGTCCCGAGACCGGGGAAGTGCTGGCGCGGATCGCTCCGTAGGGGGTGGTTCGGAGCGATCCGCGACGTGACGGCCGGTGGGGGCTTGACGCGCGGTTCCCGCGTCCCTGACCAGCGGGTCTCAGCCCCTCCCGAACAGCCGGACCTACTCGACGACCAGCTCGACCGGGATGTTGTTGCGGGTGGCGTTGGAGTAGGGGCAGACCTGGTGGGCCTGCTCGACGAGCTTGCGGCCGGTGGCCGCGTCGACGGTGTCGGGAAGTTCGACGCGGAGGGTGACCTTGAGGGCGAAGCCCTCGCCCTGCTTGCCTATGCCGACCTCGGCGGTCACCGCGGCGTCGCTGACGTCGACCTTGGCGGCGCGGCCGACGAGGCCGAGGGCGCTGGCGAAACAGGCGGAGTAGCCGGCGGCGAAGAGCTGCTCCGGGTTGGTGCCCTGGCCGTTGCCGCCGAGCTCCACCGGGAGGGCCAGGTCGAGGTCGAGCTTGCCGTCGTTGCTGACGGCGCGACCATCGCGGCCGTGGGTGGCGGTGGCGACAGCGGTGTAGAGCGCGTCCATGGGAGAACCATCCCTTTCACAGGTCATGTCACGTCCGGCGGTCCGGTCCGACCGCCGTTCACGGACTCCAGTAGAGCACACAATTCAATTGCCCACAACTAAATGGCGGGCAGGCGTTATCCTGGACCCATGACCACAAGTGCCGCTCCCATGCCCGAGGGGATCTCCGAGGAGGTCTCCGGGCAGGTCTCCGAGGAGGACTTCCTCCGTCTCGACCGGCAGATCTGCTTCTCCCTGCACGCCGCCTCGCGCGCCTTCAACAGCGTCTACCGCGTGGCCCTCAAGGACCTGGGGATCACCTATCCCCAGTACCTGGTGATGCTGGTGCTGTGGGAGCGGGGCGAGCTGCCCGTGAAGAAGCTGGGCGAGCATCTGAGGCTCGACTCCGGAACCCTCTCGCCACTGCTCAAGCGGCTGGAGGCGGCCGGTCTCGTACGGCGTGAGCGCAGTGCCCGCGACGAGCGGTCGGTGGTGGTGCGGCCGACCGAGGAGGGCACCGCCCTGCGGGAGCGCGCGCTGGCCGTGCCGCGCCGGATCGTCTCCGCGACGACCCTCGACATCGACGAGATCCGCGATCTGCGCGACCGCCTGGACCGCCTGACGGTCGCCCTGGACGAGGCGGCGCTGGAGGAGCCGACGGACTGACCGTCACCCGCTCGGCGATCGACCCGAGCCGTTCGACCTGTCCGACCCGTTCGACCTGTCCGACCCGTTCGACCCGTCCGACCCGTTCGGCCTGTCCGACCCGTTCGACCCGTCCGACCCGTCCGGCCTGTCCGACCCGTCCGCGCCGCCCGAGCGCGCCGCCCGAGCGCGCCGACAGAATCCCACAACCTCAAACGGAACCCCGATCTCCCGCGCGCCATCTTCCCCACGGGGCCGCGAAGCCGCCCTTAAGGGAAGATTGCACACATACCTCTCACAGGTGCGGGGCAACCATGGCTCTTCAGCAGGCGCAGGTCTCGGTCGTCGTCATCGGGTACGACGATGCCGCCCACGTGGCGGACGCCGTGCGCTCGGCGCTCGCGCAGGGGCCGGCCGTCCGTGAGGTGATCGCCGTCGACGACTGTTCGACGGACGGCAGCGGGGAGTTGCTGGAGCACCTGGCCGAACCGGAGCCACGCCTGAGGGTGATTCGGCGCCGGTCCAACAGCGGCGGCTGCGGCACCCCGCGCAACACCGGGCTGGACGCCGCGGCCTCGCCGTACGTGATGTTCCTGGACAGTGACGACGTGCTGCCGCCCGGCGCCGTGGACGCGCTGTTGGGTGCGGCCCTGGAGCACGACGCGCCGGTCGCGTCGGGGCTGTGCGTGCGCAGGGAGCTGCCGTCCGGCCGGGAGACCCCCTGGCAGCCCGAGCTGTACGCCCGGCGCACGCTGGTGGAGCACCCGTCCCGGCGCGCGCGCCTGGTGCACGACACCCTCTGCGTCAACAAGCTCTACCGCACCTCCTTCCTGCGCGAGCACGCGATCCGTTTCCCCGAGGGCCGTTTCCCGTACGAGGACTTCGTGTTCGGCGCGCGCGTGCTGGCCGCCGCGCCGCGCGTCGCGCTGATCCCCGACCCGGTGTACGTCTGGCACGTCCGCCGGTCGGCCGCCCGTCTCTCCCTCTCCCTCGACCGCTCCGGCATCGCCAACTGGCAGGCCCGTATCGAGGCCGACCGGATGTCGTACGACATCCTCCTGGGCGCCGGCGAGAAGCGGCTGGCACGGGCCACGCGGACGCGCTTCCTCGACCACAGCCTGCGGATGTACGCGCGCGAACTGGACCTGCGCGGCACGGAGTACCGGCGCGAGTGGTGGGCCCTGACGCGCGCGTACCTGGCCTCCTTCGACGAGGGTGACTTCACGCCGGCGCCCGCGCCCGGCCGGGTCGTCGCCCGGGTGATCCTCGCCGCCGAGGAGCCACGCGACCTGGCCCGCCTCAAGGAGATCGCGGCCCGCCCGGCCCGGCTGGCACCGCCGTACGCGTGCGCGGGCGACGGCTCCCCCGTCTGGTCCGCCGACCTGCCCCAGGTGGAGCTGGACCACCTCCTCGTCCGCCCCGTGCACCTGCTGCCCGCCGCCGTCGACGCGGAACTGCGGCCGCGCGCGCGGGGAACGACGCTCCGGCTGCGACTGCACGAGCTGTACGGGCGGATGGCGGAGGCGGGGCCGGAGACCGTGGAGGTGGAGTTCGTCGAGCGGGAGGACGGGCGGGTGGGGTTCGTCGGCACGGCGTCCCTCACCGCCGAGCCGGACATCGACAGCTGGACGGCCGAAGTCCCGCTGGATCTCGCCGCGTTGGGCAGCGGCACCTGGGACCTCCGGCTGCGGCTGCGCTTCGCGGACGGCAGCCACCGGGAGACCACCGCGCACGCCCTCGCGGGCGCCGGGCTGCTGCGCCGGAGCGCACTGCCGAGCACGCGCCATGGAGTGCTCCTCGTACAGCCGTACGCGACCCACGCGGGGGCGCTCGCGGTACGGCTCGCGCCCGGTTGGCGAGGCTTGACCGACGTCGTACGCCGTCGCCTCAAACGCCTGCTTCACTGATGACCGACCTGATCACACCCGCGTCATCGCTGTGACATCGCTTCCACATCACTCCACATCGCTTGATATCGCTCCACATCGCTCGACATCGCTCTGACTACGAGGGGACGGTCGTCCATGACCTGGCTGATCACCGGTGGCGCCGGATACATCGGGGCGCATGTGGTGCGCGCGATGCTCGACGCGGGCGAGGAGGCCGTCGTCTACGACGATCTGTCCACGGGGATCGCCGAACGGGTGCCCGAGGGCGTGCCGTTGGAGATCGGTTCCACCCTCGACGGCGAGCGGCTGGCCCGGGTGATCCGTGACCGTGGCGTCACCGGCGTCGTCCATCTCGCGGCGAAGAAGCAGGTCGGCGAGTCCGTCGAACTGCCGCTGCACTACTACCGGGAGAACGTCGAGGGCCTGCGCACCCTGCTGTCGGCCGTCACGGACGCCGGGGTCGCGTCGTTCGTCTTCTCGTCCTCCGCCGCCGTGTACGGCATGCCCGCCGCCGCGCGGGACGGGGCCCTCGTCACGGAGGACACGCCGTGCGCGCCGATGAGCCCGTACGGCGAGACCAAGCTGGTCGGCGAGTGGCTGGTGCGGGCCACGGGCCGGGCGACCGGGCTGTCGACGGCCTCCCTCCGCTACTTCAACGTGGCGGGGGCGGCGACCCCCGAACTGGCCGACACCGGCGTCTTCAACCTCGTCCCCATGGTCTTCGAGAAACTCTCCGAGGGCGCCCCGCCGCAGATCTTCGGCGGCGACTACCCGACCCCCGACGGGACGTGCGTGCGGGACTACATCCACGTCGTCGACCTCGCGGAGGCCCATGTGGCGACCGCCCGGCGGCTGTGCGAGGCGCCGGGCACGGACCTCACCCTCAACATCGGGCGTGGGGACGGCGTCTCGGTGCGCGAGATGATCGACCGCATCAACGCGCTCACCGGCCACGACCTGCCTCCCTCGGTCGTCGACCGGCGCCCGGGCGACCCCGCGCGGGTCGTCGCCTCGGCGGACCGGATCGCCGCCGAGCTGGGCTGGAAGGCGCGGTACGGCGTCGAGGACATGATCTCCTCGGCGTGGGCGGGCTGGACGAAGCGGCGTCAGCGCCTGTGACTGAATCGACGCGAAGTGGGAACTGTCCGGTGCCGTTTGCTCGTGTGTACTAGGGGAAGTCAACGACGAGCAGAACGACAAGTTCGACGACGACAGACAGTACGGCGACGACAGTACGACGTGTCCGACAGGGCGTTACGGGGGTAGCGACGGTGCCGGCTTGGGACATCGATCCGATCAACGTGCAGACCACGCTGAATTCGACCGGTGAAGCGGCGGGCGGCCTGGAGAAGGCCGCCAACTCACTGGTGACGAACATGGCGAGCGCTGCCGAGTCGGCCGGTACGGCCGTGCCGGGCGGCCAGTTCAACGGTCCCATGATCGGGCCGGTGGCCACGGGGACGCCCCGGGTGCCGGTCGGCCCGGTCGCCGCGGCGCTGAGCAGCTACCTCCAGGAGCGGCAGCAGAAGCTGGCGTACATGGCGCAGCGGACCATCGACTCCGTGCAGGGCGCGGCCGACGCCACCAACGCCTACGTCACCGGCGACCTGGACATGGCCGCCACGCATCAGGCCAACGCCCTCAAGGCGACGGTGGTGCCTCCCCCGCCGGGTGTCGACGGCAACGGCGGGCAGGGGCCGAAGTGAGCGACGACATCCCCGTCATCCCGGAGGAGGTCCCCGAGTTCACCGGCAACCTGGAGCTGCTCGACCAGAACATCGCGGGCGTCCGCTCGGCCGGCACCTCCCTGAAGGACTCGGGCTCGGCGATCCACACCCGCTTCGGCGGCCTCTCCGCGTACTACAAGGCGCCCGAGGCGGAGGCGCTGTTCGCGACGACCGCGCCGGTGGCGGCCAAGGGTGACGAGTTCGCCACCGAACTTCAGACCGTGGCCTCGGCGCTGGACACGTACGCCGCCGCCGTCGGCCCGCTCAAGCAGAAGTTCGACCAACTCCGCCGGGACGCGATCGCCTTCCGCAGCAAGATCGAGGGCGACGACGAGTGGCGCGCCGACGGCGACCTCGTCGAGGAGAACAACAACCGCCGCTCGGACATCAACGCCACGTACGCCGCGTTCCAGGCCGCCGAACGCGACTGCTACAACAAGATCGTCGCGCTGGTCGGCGGCGAGGCGCTCGTCGTCAACGACGGCTCGAACAAAGAGAACATGTACGGCTACCGGGGCGAGGACCTCGACAACGCCGGCGGTCTGCCCTGGGGCGACCCGGTCGAGGAGTCCAACCCCTGGTACTACGTCCACGAGCACGTCTGGGACTTCGCGGTCGGCTTCGTCGTCGACGGTGTGTGGGGCACGATCAAGGGCCTCGGCACGCTGGTCGGCTTCAACGGCTGGGACGCGGCGGGCCAGGCCTGGGTCGGCCTCGGCAAGCTCGCCACGGGCATCCTCATCACCGCCGTACCGGTGGTGGGCACCGCGTACTGGCTGGCCCCCGACGACAAGCTGCCCTCCTGGCTGCGCGACTCCCGTACGGCCGTGGTGGAGACCGGCAAGGCGCTGATCGCCTACGACGAGTGGGGCAAGAACCCGGCCCGGGCGGCCGGGGCGGTGACCTTCAACGTCGTGACCACGATCTTCACGGGCGGCGCGGGCGGCGCGGTCTCCGGCGCGGGCAAGGCGGGCGCCATCGCCAAGGCCATCTCCTTCGCGGGCAAGGCCGGCAGGATCGTCGACCCGATGACGTACATCACCAAGGGCGTCGGCGCGACGGCGGTGAAGATCAGCGACGTCATGGCGAGCCTGCGCGGCATCACCGACGGCACGCACATCAGGCTCGGCGAGGGCACGTACCAGATCGCCGACGCGCCGAACATCACGGACGACCTCCCGGCCGGCCTGACCCCCGAGAACAGCGTCCGCATGGAGACGCCCAAGGGCGAGGTCGTCTACCTCGACACCGACACCCTGCTCGTGCACAACGCCGACGGCACGGTGCGGGAGTCCCTGGACGGCATCAAGCACGAGGGGACCGCGGCGGAGCGCGGCGCCGATGTCTCGCAGCCTCAGCCGGAGTTGGTGGGGGCCGGGGCGAAGGTCGGCGACGGCGGTACGGCTGTGGGGCGGGTCGGGGACGACGGCCTGCCGGGCGGGCGTACGGACAATCTGCCGGGCGGGCGCGGTGACAACCTGCCGGGTGGCCGCGCCGATGACCTGGGCCGGGGACCGGCCGGCAGTCATGAGACGCCGGGCGGTGGCGGTCGTGGCGAGACGCCGGGCGGCGGGCCTACGGAGACCCCTGCGGGTGGCGGGCACAGGGAGACGCCGGGCAGCGGCGGGACCGACGGACCCGGCAGCGGCGGTACCGACAGCCCCGGTGGCGGCGACGGCCCGGGTGGTGGGCCTCCGCAGGATCCGCCGGGCGGCGGCACGGGTGCCGCCGACGACGGGGCGAACGACCCCGGTGGCTGGGAGCGGCAGGACGGCGACCCTCAGCCGTTCGAGCGCGGCGGTGAGCTGGAGAACCGGGTCCGTCAGGAGATGCGGGGGACGAAGGTCAAGCCCGGCGACCTGGAGCGGGTGCTGGACAACCTGGCCGGTCATCCCGCCGGCCGGGAGGTCGCCGAGACCATCGCGTCCGGCCGTTTCGACGGCGCCACGGGTTTCGACCAGACTGTCTCCAGCCTGGCCCATGCGGACAAGATGTCCGGTGGCATCGAGCAGTTGCGCCTGGGCAACCGGCTGTACGAGAGCGGCGTCCGCGACATCTCCTTCGAGGTCAAGGGCGGCTTCGACATCAAGCCCGGAGTCAGGACCGGCGAGGGCACGGACCTGGACGTCATGGCCCGGGACGCGGCCGGCAACGTCCATGGCTACCAGTTCAAGGAAGTCGCGAACCCCAAGAGGACCGTCAAGAAGATCTTCGACAACATGCAGCAGTTGGCGCAGTCCGGTGCCGACTTCAAGACGTTCGTGGTCGACACGAAAGGCACGATGGCCGACCATGCGGCCATGAGGACGGCACAACGGCTCACCGAGGTGTACGGGAAGACCAACGTGCAGTTCATCATCCGTGTCGAGGACGGGGTCATGCGGATCCCGCCCGACGGTACGTTCATGCCGGAGGCAGCACTGTGATCGCCAGCACCCCTGTCGCCCGCTGGACCTGGGGACGCGACACCGAGAACGGAAGTGATGTCACGGAGTGCCTCCAGGCCCTGCTCGGCGCGTATTCCGTTCTCGCGCGGCACCGGCTGGCCGTCGGCGCTCCGACGGTCCATGTGTCCGTCCACGAGGCCGGCGGCTCGGACAACCGCCTCTTCGAGGGCGACCTCCCGCTCGGCGAGGTGCCGTCCGCCGCCGACACGGTCCGGACACTGGCTGCCCGGATCGAGGGGGAGCTGCGCCCCGGCGAGATCGGTGCCGTGTACGCCGACATCGTCTGCCACGGTGTTGTACGGACCCCCGACGCGGACGGCGAGACCCACGAGGAGCGGCTGTTCGTGCTCGGTGCCTCGGCCTTCCTGGACTACGTCACCGCCGACCTCAGGACCTTCTCGGACGCCTGGATGCCGTACGACCTGGAGGGGCGCCCTCAGGCCGGCGTTCACGCCGCGAACTACCCACGGCTGGCCGCAGCACTGCGCGACCTGTCCGAGGTGCTGGACGCGGAGATCGACCCGGACGACCCGACGTACTTCGGCAGGCCGACCGAGACGGGCGTCGACAACTTCTTCGAACCGGACGGCTCCCCCTCCGACGTGTGGTCCCGTTTCGAGATCCCGAGGCGCACCGAGGTCTTCCGGCACGGACCCGTCTTCGACTCCGTGGGCTACAAGCGGTCCAGGGCCGGGCAGGTCCGGTACGTCCCGGTCGTCGCCGACCACGGCGGCGTCCTCGGCTACCTCTGGGCCTCGGACGCGGACGCCGCCGCCAGCTTCGAGCCCCGCGAGGCGGCCGGGGAAGAGGCCCGCAAGGCAGGCCTCGTCTGGCTCGACCGCCTGCACGAGTCGTACGAGCACGGCCTGACCCCGGCCGAGGCTCTCACCGCCTGCGCCCGCACGCCCGCCGACCCGGTCGCCGGCCACATCCCCCCGACTGCCGAGCCCCGCCCCCTCCTGCTGGACGACCTGCGCGAACTCGCCGGGCACGGCGACTGAACCGTCACGGGACGGTGGTAGGTCGCGGTGGTGAGTGACGGTGGTGAGTGATGTCAACGCTCCTCCGCTCTCGCAGCACGTGCGCGTCATGGACATGGGAACTCGATGGCTTCGTGCCCCCCGGCCTGAGATCCGGGCTGTCCGTGGCGGCCCGAATGTCCGCCGTGCTGCGCGAGCACGAGCTGCTCGTACCCGACAGCCTCGAATGGGACTGGTTCGTGTACGGCAGCGGCGGCACCGGGCTCATCACCCGTATGTCGCTCCAGGGGCCGATCGACGACGAGGACGTACCCTCACGCGTCGAGCGGAGCCGTCCCGCCGGCTTCCCCGACGCGTCGGTGGGGAGCATCCTCGTCATGGGCGCCGGGACCTGGCTCGACGCGACGGGCGAGAAGCGCGGGGAACACCGGCTGGTCGAGCTGACGGTAGCCCCCGACGCACCCGGGATCTGGGCGGAACTGGCCGTCTTCCACGACATCTGGGGCCCCTTCGACTTTCGGGGCGAGCCGCATCCGGACATCGAGCGACAGAACGCCC from the Streptomyces sp. NBC_00310 genome contains:
- a CDS encoding CDP-glycerol glycerophosphotransferase family protein, whose product is MPRFSVIVPVVEVRGFLRACLDSVLEQSYRDLEVIAVDDRSRSYRELARLFDSGQWQDTESARPRAGFRERYCEFDDGRAAERVVRTVMPGEAAQAVPAPGRAGSSTATGLVWS
- a CDS encoding organic hydroperoxide resistance protein, which translates into the protein MDALYTAVATATHGRDGRAVSNDGKLDLDLALPVELGGNGQGTNPEQLFAAGYSACFASALGLVGRAAKVDVSDAAVTAEVGIGKQGEGFALKVTLRVELPDTVDAATGRKLVEQAHQVCPYSNATRNNIPVELVVE
- a CDS encoding MarR family winged helix-turn-helix transcriptional regulator, which encodes MTTSAAPMPEGISEEVSGQVSEEDFLRLDRQICFSLHAASRAFNSVYRVALKDLGITYPQYLVMLVLWERGELPVKKLGEHLRLDSGTLSPLLKRLEAAGLVRRERSARDERSVVVRPTEEGTALRERALAVPRRIVSATTLDIDEIRDLRDRLDRLTVALDEAALEEPTD
- a CDS encoding glycosyltransferase family 2 protein, with translation MALQQAQVSVVVIGYDDAAHVADAVRSALAQGPAVREVIAVDDCSTDGSGELLEHLAEPEPRLRVIRRRSNSGGCGTPRNTGLDAAASPYVMFLDSDDVLPPGAVDALLGAALEHDAPVASGLCVRRELPSGRETPWQPELYARRTLVEHPSRRARLVHDTLCVNKLYRTSFLREHAIRFPEGRFPYEDFVFGARVLAAAPRVALIPDPVYVWHVRRSAARLSLSLDRSGIANWQARIEADRMSYDILLGAGEKRLARATRTRFLDHSLRMYARELDLRGTEYRREWWALTRAYLASFDEGDFTPAPAPGRVVARVILAAEEPRDLARLKEIAARPARLAPPYACAGDGSPVWSADLPQVELDHLLVRPVHLLPAAVDAELRPRARGTTLRLRLHELYGRMAEAGPETVEVEFVEREDGRVGFVGTASLTAEPDIDSWTAEVPLDLAALGSGTWDLRLRLRFADGSHRETTAHALAGAGLLRRSALPSTRHGVLLVQPYATHAGALAVRLAPGWRGLTDVVRRRLKRLLH
- the galE gene encoding UDP-glucose 4-epimerase GalE codes for the protein MTWLITGGAGYIGAHVVRAMLDAGEEAVVYDDLSTGIAERVPEGVPLEIGSTLDGERLARVIRDRGVTGVVHLAAKKQVGESVELPLHYYRENVEGLRTLLSAVTDAGVASFVFSSSAAVYGMPAAARDGALVTEDTPCAPMSPYGETKLVGEWLVRATGRATGLSTASLRYFNVAGAATPELADTGVFNLVPMVFEKLSEGAPPQIFGGDYPTPDGTCVRDYIHVVDLAEAHVATARRLCEAPGTDLTLNIGRGDGVSVREMIDRINALTGHDLPPSVVDRRPGDPARVVASADRIAAELGWKARYGVEDMISSAWAGWTKRRQRL
- a CDS encoding DUF6507 family protein, translating into MPAWDIDPINVQTTLNSTGEAAGGLEKAANSLVTNMASAAESAGTAVPGGQFNGPMIGPVATGTPRVPVGPVAAALSSYLQERQQKLAYMAQRTIDSVQGAADATNAYVTGDLDMAATHQANALKATVVPPPPGVDGNGGQGPK